ATCGCCGAGTCCTGGTTGGCCATGGACGCGACCCGCGCGTCCTCCTGCGGGCCCTTGGCGACCTGGTCGTTGCCGTAGGTGGCCGGGTCGTAGTCCTTCAGGTACTGCTGGAGGTCGTAGCCCCCGGTGACGAAGGCCTCGCACCCCTCGGAGACGGCGTCGATCATCCCCTTCACCTTGATGATCTTCGGCGCGTTTCCGCCGGCGGCCAGCGCGGCCTTGAACTCGGCCCAGGTGGTGACGGTGTAGATGTGCTCGGCGTCGGCCGCCGACCCACCGGTGGTGCCACCTTCCGCCGAGCCCCACCCGTCACCGGCGCCGAGCACCTGCCGGCCGAGATCACGGCCCTGGCCCTGGGCCTGGGCGACACCGGTACCGGCGACCCCGAGCACGAGCGCGGTGCAGCCGACGACGGATGTCATGACATGGGCATGCCAGATACGAGGACGCATGTGTGCGGTTCCTTTCAAAGCAAAGGGGGATGTTGAGCGCCGCCCCGTCAGGGGCGCGGGGCTGTGTTCATGTGCGGCTCCGCCGCGTGGGCGCGACCACCCACAACGGACCCGCAGCCGAAAACCGGCCTACGAGCGGAGCACTACGCTTCCGGCCAGCTGATCCAGGAGTCGGGCACCTCTTCGTCGAGACGGCGCACGTCACGACGCGCGAGCACCCGACGGCGCAGCAACTCACCCGCGACCAGCCGGGCCACGGCAATCGCCCCCGGCGGGTTGAAGTGCGTGTTGTCCTGCTCGGTCGCGGTCCAGTTGAAGTACTTCTTGGTCTCCTCGACCCCGAGCTGCTGCCACAACGCGATGGACAGCGCCTGGATGTCGAGGACGGCGACACCCTCCTCCGCGGCGAGAGCGAGCGCCGCTGCCGGATAGTCGCCGTGGGTCGGCACGGCGTTGCCGCTCGCGTCGAACTTTCTGCGCTCGACGGAGGTGGCGAGCACCGGCCTGGCGCCCCGCGCCCGCGCACCGTCGATGTACTGGCGCAGGTGGTCCTGGTACGTCGTCCACGGCTCGGTGTACCGCGTGGGATCGGCGATCTTGGAGTCGTTGTGCCCGAACTGGATGACGAGGAAGTCCCCGGGCCGGATCGCCCCGAGGATGACGTCGAGCCGCCCCTCGTCGATGAAACTCTTCGAACTACGCCCGTTCACGGCGTGGTTGGAGACCGCGATCCCCTTCCCGAGGAAGAACGGCAGCGCCATCCCCCACCCCGTCTCGGGCGCGGCGTCGGCGTACTTCTGAGCGGCGGTGGAGTCGCCGGCGATGTAGAGGGTGCGCTGTCGCCGGGGCCCGCCGGAGGCCGCCGCGGCGGACGCGGGCCCGGTGGCGGCGACGGCGAGCGGAAGGGCGGCAAGAGCCGCGGTGCTGACCTGTCTACGAGTGAGCGACACGTGCGGGTGCCTTCCAGTAGGGCCCCGCGCCCCGTCTTTCAGGGGCGCGGGGCAACTGCGCGACCAGCCACAACCAACCCGCAGCCGGCCACGAATCGAACCGGACCGAGCTCTCAGCCCTTCTTCTGCTCATTCCACTCGGCCTGCGCCGTGTTCAGCTGCTCGGCCAGCGAGTCCAGGAACTCCTTCGCCGTGCTCTGCCCGTCCATCACCTTCTGGAAGGCGGGCTCGTTGTCGGCCTTGGAGATCGTGTTCCAGTCCGGCAGGTAGTACGGCAGCTGCACGATCGTCGTCGACCCGTCGCTCAGCGCGGCGGCGGCCAGCTTCGTCGGCTCGGCCTCGGAGATCCACGCGTCCTTCGCGGCGTCGTTGTTCGACGGCACCTGCCCGGCCGACTTGTTGAACTTGGAGTTCTCCTCGTGCGAGGTCGCGAACTCGATGAACTTCCAGGCGGCCTCCTTGTTCTTCGAGCTCTTGAACATGCCGAGCCCGTCGACCGGGTTGGACACCTGGACGCGCTTGCCACCGGGGCCGGTCGGCTGCGGGATGCCCCGGAACTTGTCGCCGAACGCCTTCACGTGGTCCTGGTAGGAGCCCAGGTTGTGGTTGAGCATGCCGATCGTGCCGGAGTCGAACTGCGCGACCATCTTGGTGAAGTCGTTGTTGAGGTCGGCCGCGGGCGTGACCTTCTTGTAGAGGCCCACGTACTTCTCCAGGGCCTCGACGTTCTTCGGGTCGTTCACGGTGGTCTTCTCACCGCTCGCGTCCCAGAACGAGGTGATCCCGGACTGCCCGTACATCGCGTCCAGCGCCTGCGCGATGGAGCCGGCGCCGCCGCGGATGGTGTAGCCGAACTTGTTCTTGTCCTTGTCGGTGAGCTTCTCGGCGGCCTCGTAGAACTTGTCCCAGTCCGTCGGATCGGCCAAGCCCGCCGCCTTGAAGAGGTCGGTGCGGTAGTAGAGGACACCGTTGTTGGCGGAGGTCGGGATCGAGTACAGGGCGTCGCCACCGCCGGCGGACTTCAGCGACTCGACCATCGCCTCGTTGAGCTTGCCGCTGAGGGAGGACTTGGAGAGCCGGTTGTCGAGGGGCTCCAGCGCGCCCTGCGCGGCGAACCCGGCGGCCATGGCCGCGCCGACACCGCCGACGTCCGGCAGGCCGCCGCCCTGGATGGCGGTGTCGACCTTGGACTGGTACTCGGTGGCGGCGATCCCGACGTACTCGACCTTGATGTCCGGGTTGGCCTTCTCGAAGTCGGCGATGATCTCCTTCCAGATCTCGGTGCGGACACCGCCGTTGTTGTCCCAGAAGAGAACCTTGCCCTTGCCGCTGCCCTCGGAGCCCTTGTCCCCGCCCGCGCCGCTGCCGTCGTCACCGCAGGCGGTGGCGGTCAGGGCGAGGACGGATCCGAGGGCGACGGCCACGGCGGCACGCCTGCTTCTGCGAATGCTGATCTTCATTGAACGGCTCTCTTCTTCTGGATACGAGGGTTATGAAGTTGTGGGGGGTCTGTGCTGTCTCCGGGGCGGACTCAGTGGCCGGCGCGACCGCGATGCGGCGCCCAGCCGTCCGTCCCCGCGAGGTACTTGGTGACCGTGTGGGCCGAGGTGTCGGAACGCTCGAGCTGCGGCCGGTCGGCGGTGACGGCGGCCCCGGGCCCGTACGTCCGGTACTCCGTGAACCGCGCGTCCTTCCAGGAGAAGCCGCTCATGTCCGTCCACGGCGACGACTTGATCGCGGCGGGCAGTTCGGTCTCCCGGAACAGCACCTGGGCGATCGCGTCCGGCTCGCCGCCCGGGTGCCAGGGCCGGCCGAGGTGGTACGTCCCGGCGGGCGCGTCGCTGACGACCTTCGACCGGGTGATGAGGAACCCGTAGGGGTTCTCCTTCCAGGTCGAGGCGGCCGTGATGTAGCCGTTGTTGCTGTCCGAGCCCCGGCTGAGCGCCTTGATCAGGGAACGCTCGATGACGGTGGTGACCCGGCCGTAGATGAAGTCGACATCGCCCTCGATGTACGAGTCGCGGATGTAGACGCGGCTGATGACGTCGAGCTTGGGGCTGTCGGTCATCAGCGTGTCCTGGTTGCCCAGGAAGGCCGTGTTCTCGAAGACGATCCGGTCGCCGGTGGTCTTCATCGCGAGCGCCTGCTCGCCGTTCACCTCGTGCGCGGCCTCGTCGAAGTCGTTGCTGAAGGTGAGGTTGCGGGCGGTCACGTCACTGGCGAGGATCCGCACGGTGGCGCTGCCGTTGGAGCCGCCGTTCGCTGCGGGCGTGTCGAAGACGATGACGGTGTCCGAGCGATCTTGTCCAGTCCCCTGCAGCACCAGGTTCGGCTTGTTCGCGGGGATCAGGACCTTGGCGCGGTAGATGCCGGGCGCGATGCGGATCGTGACGGTGCCGTCGTTGCCGGCGGGCACGGCGTCCACGGCTGCCTGCACGGTCGCGTAGTCGCCGGGGACGTTCAGCACGGTGTTCGTGCCGATGCCCTTCTGCGGGCCGGAGAACCGGGTGACCAGCGCGGGGACGGCGGCGGCCGGGTCGAGCCGGTAGCGGTAGAAGTCCCTCGGGTCGAAGGCCGTGCCCCAGGCCTCCTGCCGTCCGGTGACGTTCTTCAGGATCGACCCGCGCTGAACCAACTCGGCGGTGGCGTCGGCCTGGTAGGGGTGCTGGACACCGTCGTAGTAGCTGTTCTCGATGACCATCCTGGTCCGGCCGCGCGCCCAGTTCCCGTACGTCCACACGGGGTCGCCGTCGGCCACCTGCGCCGAGAGGTAGTTGTTGTAGAGGTGGGCGTAGGCGCAGTTGTCGGCGGAGGGGTTGCGCTGTTTGGTGCCGGTGAACCAGTTGTGGTCGATGGTGATCTCGGTTTGGACATTGGTCGTCCAGCCGATGCCGAGGGCCTTGTTGTGGTTCCTGAACTGGTTGTGGGAGACGGTGACGTACCGGCTGTCCTTGCGGATGTCGAGGAGCCCGTCGCCCATGTGCTCGAAGCGGTTGTGGTCGATCCAGACGTGGTCGACGGTGTCCATCTGGATCGCGTCGAAGTCGGTGGTCTTGCCGTCCCAGTCGCCCTCGACGTAGGAGTCCCGGATCGTCAGATTGCGGATGATGACGTTGCTGGTGCCGGGGTTGAGGTGCAGTTCGCCGTGGACGATTTCGGCACTGTCGCCGACGCCGATGATCGTCTTGTTCGAGGTCACGACGACGTCGGAGCCGAAGGGTTCGACGTCGACGGTCCCCTTGACCCGGATGACGTACGGCTCCTCGGCGGACGCGTACCGCACCAGGGAGGCCTGGTCGGTGACGGTCACGACCTTGCCGCCCGCGCCGCCGGTGGTGCCGCCGTCGAGGGAGGCGAAGCCGTGGGGGCGGTCGCTCCAGCGGGGTGCCGCGCCGTACCCGGCGGTGGCGTCGGCGGCCGTGGCGGGCCCGGCGGCCTCCGCCGGGGTGAACGCGCCGACGACGAACGAGGCGATCAGGGCGGTGACGGCGGCGAGGGCTCTCCCCTTGTGCGGCAAGCGCTTGCTACGGAGGTGCGTCATTGCGGCTCCCAACAGGCGTACGAGGACTGCGGTCAGGCGGTGCCGTCCGGTGCGGCGGTGATCCGGAACTGCGTGAACGTGGCCGCCCCGGCGTGGCCCCCGCCGGTGGGCGCGACCGCGAAGAGGCCGAGCAGGGCGCCGACCCAGCGCCAGGGGGTGGCGGCGAAGACCTGTCCCGAGGGCTGCCACCCCTCCCCCACGTCGAAGGAGAACCGGCAGCGTGCCCCGGCCGAGGTCTCGATCCGCAGCCGGGCCCGCCCCCCGGGCGCCGGACGGGCGTGATCGGCGTCCCGTTCCCGCTCGGCGACGGTCTCGGCGAACCGGTGGACCAGATGCACGCTCCCGTCGGCACCCCGCTGGAGCCCGATCCAGCGGAACGCGTCCCCGAGCACCGCGAGCCCGGCGCGCGCCCCCGGTTCCTCGCTGTCGAGCCTCAGCTCCACCTCGATGACCGCCGGGATCCCCGGCAGCCGCTGTGTGAGCACATTCGCCAGTTTCCGCAGGTCGTGCGCGTGCACGGAGCGCACGCACGTGAGCCGCAGCCCGTCGCCGGAGTGCTGGGTGGCCCAGCCGTCCTGCGGGTTGGCGGTCCACTGCCACTGGCGTCCGAAGCGGCCGCCGGGGAAGTCGTCGTCGGTGGCGGGCGCGGCCGCCGGCTGCGCCGGCAGCGCCGGCTTGCGGTGGACGGCGACGGGGGCGCCGTCGTCGCCGAGCACGGGCCAGCCGTCGGCGCCCCAGCGCATCGGCTGGAGGTGGACGACCCTGCCGTACGCGCCCCGCTGCTGGAAGTGGAGGAACCAGTCCTCGCCGGCCGCCGTGCGCACCCAGCCGCCCTGGTGCGGCCCGTTGACGTCGGTGTCCTTCTGCTCCAGGACGATCCGCTCCTCGTACGGGCCGAAGAAGTCGCGGGAGCGTAAGGCGCCCTGCCAGCCGGTCTCCACTCCCCCGGCGGGGGCGAAGATCCAGTACCAGCCGTCGTGCCGGTAGAGCTTGGGGCCCTCCAGCGTGAACCAGCCGGGGAGCCGGTCCGCGTCGACGATCACCTTGCCCTCGTCGAGCAGACCCGTCCCGTCGGGCCGCATCCGGTGGCCGGTGAGCCGGTTCTTGACGCCGGAGCGGGACTTGGCCCAGGCGTGCACGAGATATGCCTCGCCGGTCTCCTCGTCCCACAGCGGGCACGGGTCGATGAGTCCCTTGCCCTCCTTGACCAGGTGCGGCCGGGTCCAGGGGCCCCTGATCCCGGGGGCGTTGACCTGGAAGACGCCCTGGTCGGGGTCGCCCCAGAAGATCCAGAACCGGTCGTCGAAGTGGCGCAGCGAGGGCGCCCACACCCCGCAGTCGTGGCGCGGTGCCCTGAACTCGGCGGCGGGTTCGAGGTGGTGCAGCGCGTGGCCGACGAGCGTCCAGTTGACCAGGTCCCGGGAGTGGAGCAGGGGAAGGCCCGGGGCCCGGCCGAAGCTGGAGGCCGTCATGTAGAAGTCGTCGGCCACGCGCAGGACATCGGGGTCGGACCAGTCGGCGTCGAGGACGGGGTTGCGGTAGGTGCCGTCGCCCCGGTCGGCGGAGAAGGCGGGTGCGCTCACCGAGGTGGTCACGGGCTCACCGCCTTGCGGACGAGGGCCGCCGCCTCGCCCCGGTCGAGGGTGCCGTCGGCGACGACGGTGACGACCCGGCGTACGGCCGTCCCGCCCGGCTCGATGGGGAGACGGTCGGTGTGGGCGAGGGAGGAGCCGACGCCCGGGTACTCGTCGGCGCGGACGAACCAGGGGTCGCGCCGTGTGGTGTCGGTGGCCCCGGCGAAGACGAGCGTCCAGGTGGCGCCGGCCAGGGCGAGCCAGTCGGCGCGGCTGCCGTGGACCTCGGCCTCGCCCTCCGCCTCGGCGGTGAAGACGCGGGGTGCCTCGGCCTCCTTGCGGGCCCGCCAGAAGAAGCCGCCGTACGCGGCGCCGGGGCGGCCGTTGGTGGCGGGGCTGCCGATCGACACCGGGGCGTCGGTGATGTTGGTGAGGGAGAAGGTGAAGTCCAACGCCCAGGCGGAGTCGGTCAGTTCGGTGGCCGCGACGGTACGGCGCTCGCGCAGCCACTCCCGGCCCGCGGCCACCCAGCGCAGTTCCTCGACGAAACCGTCGGGGTCGCGCAGTTGGAAGGCGGTGTGGCGCTGGGAGCCGTGGTTGTCGAGCTCGGTCGGGCCCTGGTCGCGGACGTAGGTCCGTCCGCCCCAGAAGTTGTGCCCCTCGACGTCGGGAACGGCGACACCGACGCCGAGGTGGTGGAGGTGGTCGGCGGGACTCAGCTCGGTGACCGCCGTACCGGACAGGGTGGTGACGGGATGCAGACAGGGGCGCGGGGAGAGCCGTTCCGGCAGCTCGGGCCGGGTGAGGTAGCGGCCCACCGGGCGGCCCGCGACGCGCAGGATCAGGGAGTCGTCGGTGATCGTCATGTGCTCACCTCTTTCGCCGGTGCTTCGGGGAGCGCCCAGGGGGCGCCGAGTTCGGAGTAGAGGGCGAGGTCGTCGGCGGCGGCCGCGACGAGACCGTCGATGCCGTCGACGACCCGGCGGTCCTCGTCGGGCAGCCGGTGCCAGGCGTCGGCCGGGAGCGCGACCGGGTCCGGGGCGGTGCGGATCGCCTCCACGACCTTCATGAACGCGCCGGTCACCTCCGGCGGGACCAGCAGTTCGGTGCCGTCGACGAGATGGTCGACGAGGTTCTCCAGCAGGTCCGTGCGGCCGTACTCGATCTCCTCCGGACCGTGTCCGGCGCGCTGGACGAGCACCCGGTCCTGCTTGTACCAGAAGGTGATCCGGCCGCTGGTGCCGTGCACGACGTTGTACGGGTCGTCCGGGTCCTCGGCGCACAGCGTGGCGGCGACGGTGATCCGGCCGCCGCCGGTGGTGGTGATCCGGACGCAGGAGGTGTCGTCGGACTCGATGTCGTTGGCGCGCAGCAGCTCGGTCTCGATGCCGGCGACGTCCTCGGCACGGCCCGCGTCGGCGAGGGCCAGGCCGGTGGCGACGGCGTGCGCGAGGGGGTTGGTGAGCGCCCCGTCGAGCACGTCCACACCGTTCATGCGCCGCTTCCCGGCCCAGGGCGCGCGCCGGTAGTACGCCTCGGCGCGGGCCCAGGCACCGGCGCCGCCGATGCCGACGACGTCGCCGATCAGGCCCTCCTCGACCATCCTGCGGATCGCGGGCAGGGCGTGCGAGCCCAGCGACTGGAAGCCGATCTGACAGACCGTCCCGGCCGCCGCGACCCCGTCGGCCATCCGGCGGAACTCGGCGTACGACGGGGCCGGCGGCTTCTCCAGCAGGACGTGGACGCCCCGCTCGGCGGCCGTCAGCGCCAGGTCGGTGTGGGTGGGGATGGGCGTGCAGATCACGGCGATGGCGGCGCCCGTGGAGTCGAGGAGCGCCCCGAAGTCGGCGGACTGCTCGGGCGTGCCGAGGCCGTCGGGGATCTCGTCGGCGCCCAGCGGGGTCAGTTCGCAGATCCCGGCGAGCCGGACGATCCCCTTGTCGGCGAGGCGCCGGATGTTCTCCAGGTGCCAGCGGCCGTGGCCGCGGGCGCCCGCGAGGACGAGCGGAAGCGGGTTCTCGTACGTGGTGGTGGTCATCGGATCCTCCCTGCGCCCGCGCCGCGTGCCACCTCTCGGTCGGCCCTCCCGGCGCTGTCGATCTTTTGGTGCAGGGTAGGCGTCCAGCCCACGTCGGCCGTGAGATCCCGCTCGCTGCCGGAGTTGTAGGCGTTGTGGATGGCCAGGAGATCCACCGGATAGCCGTTGAAGAGGGTGCCCGTCTGGTGCAGGGCGGTGCCGTTCCAGCTCTTGACCAGGTCGGCGACCTCGATGTGGCCGGGGGTGGTGAACGCGTTGTTCTCGGCGTACACGGCGGACTCGGTGGAGACGCCCAGGGAGTAGCGGTAGTCGTGGGCGTCGGCCGGGACGACGTACCGGTTGTTGTAGAGGTGCACCTGTCCGAACCGGACGCGCGGCGCGCGCTGCACGACGTTCTCGAACTGGTTGTGGTGCAGCGTCACCCGCAGCTTGCCCCGGTCGCCGGTGGCCGTGTCGCCGTTGCCGATCAGGATGCCCTTGTCGTGGTCGGCGAAGCGGCTCCAGGAGACGGTGACCAGGTCGGAGGCGTTGGTGATGTCGAGCAGGCCGTCGTGCCGGAGGTAGTTGCGGCCGAAGTACGTCGGCTCGTCCTCGTCCGGGTGCCCCTGGTCGGAGATCGTGACGTGGTCGATCCAGACGTGGCTGGAGCCGCGCACCCAGATGTTGTCGTACGCCGTCTTCCAGTCGCCGAGGCCGCCGGTGTTGGGCTGCCAGAGGGGGAAACAGTCGTAGGCGTCGCGGAGTTCGAGGTCGCGGACGATGACGTTGTCCGCGCCCCTGAGCTGGAGGCTCGCGCCCTTCAGGACGGCACCCTTCAGGCCGACGATGGTGGTGTTGGAGCCGACGGCCAGCTCGACCCGCTCGGCCTGCCGCGCCGCCGACGCCTGGCGGGCCTCCTCCTGGGGGCCGCTGGGCTTGGCGGAACCCCAGGTGCGGGGGTCGTAGGCGGCCAGGTACTTCCGCAGGTCGTAGCCGTCGGTCGCGTAGTCGGCGCAGTCGAGCTTTCCGCCGTCGTCGGACGTGTTGGCGTCGATGGTCCCGGCGATCCGGATGATCTTCGGGGTGGCGCTGCCGCCGTCGAGCGCGCGCACCAGTTCGGCGCGGGTGCGGACGGTGAGGACATGGGCGTCGTCTGCGGTGGAACCCCCCGTGGTACCACCGTCGGCGGCCGCCCAGCCGTCGTCCGTCGCGAGCGTGTCCCGGCTGATGTCCCGGTCGGCGCCCCGGGACTCCGCCCCGGCCGGGGTGGTGAGCGTGGCGCCCAACACCCCCGCGAGGGCGAGGAGTTGCAGACTCCTCCTGCGTCCGCTCATCCCTTCACCGCCCCCGCGCTGAAGCCCGTGATCAGCCACTTCTGGATGAAGGCGAAGACGATGACCACCGGGACGGCGGCGATGATGCCGCCGGCGGCCAGCGCGCCCAGGTCGACGCTGTCGGCGCTGAGCAGGGTGTTGAGGCCGACCGGGATGGTCTGCTTGGCCTGGTTGTTGAGGAACATCAGGGCGAAGAGGAAGTGGTTCCAGGAGTGCACGAAGGCGAAGGAGCCGACGGCGATCAGGCCGGGCCGCAGCAGCGGCAGCACGACCACCCGGAACGCGGTGAAGCGGTTGCAGCCGTCCACCCAGGCCGCTTCCTCCAGCGAGTACGGCACGTTCTTGATGAAGTTGCTGATCAGGATGATCGACAGCGGCAGCTGGAAGACCGTCTCGGCGAGGATGACGCTGCCGAGCGAGTTGATCATCCGCAGCTCGGCGAAGATCTGGAACAGCGGCACGAGGAGCAGTGCGCCCGGCACGAACTGGGAGCACAGCAGCGCCAGCATGAACCCGCGCTTGATCTTGAAGTCGAAGCGGGCGAGGGCGTAGCCGCCGGCCAGGGCGACCAGGGTGGTCATCACCAGGGTGACCACGCCGACCAGCACACTGTTCTGGAAGTAGATGCCGAACGAACGCTCGTTCCACACCTTCTCGAAGTGCTCGAACGTCATCGGCCAGGGCACGAGCGAGGTCGAGCCGGGCTTGCGCAGCGCGAACAGCAGGATCCAGTAGAAGGGGACGAGGGTGAAGACCAGGTAGATCGACAGCGGGAGGTAGATCTGCCAGCGGGGGACCTCGTCCCAGGCGCGGTGGACCTTGCCCGGTCGCTGCGGGGGCTCCTCGGCCGTGGGCGCGGGCCGCGTCGGGGCGACCTTCTCGGCGTCCTTGGTGATCACTTGGACTCGCCTCCGAACTTGCTCAGCCGCAGATAGACCATCGAGCAGAAGAGCAGGATCACGAACGCGACCGTGGTCAGGGCGGACGCGTAGCCGAAGTTGTGGGCGTCGACGGAGGTGTTGGCGATGTACAGCGGGAGCGTCGTCGTCACTCCGGCCGGTCCGCCGCCCGTCAACGTGTAGAGCAGGTCGACGTTGTTGAACTCCCACACCGCGCGCAGCAGCGTGGAGAGGATGATCGCGTCCTTCAGGTGCGGCAGCGTGATGTGCACGAACTGCCGTATGCGGCTGGCGCCGTCGACCTCGGCGGCCTCGTACAGGTCCTTCGAGATGGACTGGAGGTCGGCGAGGATGAGGATCGCGAAGAAGGGGACACCGCGCCACAGGTCGGCGACGATCGCCGCCGAGAAGACGGTGGAGGTGTCGGAGAGCCAGCTGGTGCCGTACTCGCCGATGCCCATGTCCGCGAGGTAGCGGGTGATGCCGGTCTGGGAGTTGTAGAGCAGCACCCAGATCGCGGAGGTCAGCACGCCCGAGACGGCCCAGGGCGAGAAGACCAGCGCGCGGCCGATGGCGCGGCCGACGAACGTCTGGTTGACGATGAGCGCGAGGGCGAGACCGAAGAGCAGCTGCAGCGAGACCTCGACGATCACCCACTTGGCGCTGAAGACGAGGGTGTCCCAGAAGAGGGGGTCCTCGGTGAAGGCGTGGACGAAGTTGTCGAAGCCGGCGAAGCCGTTCCGCCAGGGCTTCGTGGGGTTGTAGTGCTGCAGGCTGTAGTAGAAGACGCTGATGACCGGATAGGCGATGAAGCCCAGCATGAGCAGGGCGGCCGGGGCGATCAGCAGGTACGGCAGCCTGCGCGGGGTCGCGGAGGCACGGCGCGCACTGCTCCGCGCACGGCTCCGCCGGGGCGGCGCGGGCGGCTTCGCCACGGCTGCGGCTTGGGCCATGACTGGGGCTCCGTTTCTGGGTGTGTCGTGGTGCGTTGCGGTGCGTCGTGGTGCGTCGTGGCGCTTTGGGTGCGTCGGGGTGCGTCGTGGTGCAGGAAGCGCTTTCTCGCTGTGCGTGGGTGTGCGGGGCGCGGTTCGGGGTGCGGCTTGTGGTGCGTTGGCGGGTGCGGGTGCGTGGGGGCTGGTCGCGCAGTTCCCCGCGCCCCTACGGGGCGCTCAGCCCGCGTACGGGTCCGGGACCATGCCCGGTCTGGCCAGGAACTCGAAGTCGCAGCCGGTGTCGGCCTGGGTGATCTGGTCGTTGTAGAGCGCGCCGTAGCCGCGTTCGTAGCGGGTGGGCGGTGGCGTCCACTCGGCGCGGCGGCGCTCCAACTCCTCGTCGTCCACGTTGAGTCGAAGTGTGCGCGCCTCGACGTCGAGGGTGATCGAGTCACCGGTGCGGACGAGGGCGAGGGGGCCGCCGATGTACGACTCCGGCGCGATGTGCAGGACGCAGGCGCCGTAGCTCGTGCCGCTCATCCGGGCGTCGGAGATCCGCACCATGTCCCGGACGCCCTGCTTCAGCAGGTGGTCGGGGATGGGCAGCATCCCGTACTCGGGCATGCCCGGCCCGCCCTTGGGGCCGGAGTTGCGCAGCACCAGCACGCTGTCGGCGGTGATGCCGAGGGACGGGTCGTTGATCGTCCGCTGCATGGTCCGGTAGTCGTCGAAGACGACCGCGGGGCCGGTGTGCTTCAGCAGGTGCGGCTCGGCCGAGATGTGCTTGATGACCGCGCCGTCCGGGCAGAGGTTGCCGCGCAAGACGGCGACCCCGCCCTCGGTGGCGACCGGGTTGTCCCGGGTCCGGATCACGTCGTCGTTGTGGACGAGCGCGCCGTCGAGCTGTTCGCGCATCGTGTCGTACGAGACGGTCGGCCGGTCCAGGTGCAGCAGGTCGGTGATCCGGGACAGGAACCCGGGGAGGCCACCGGCGAAGTGGAAGTCCTCCATCAGGTACGTCCGGCCGCCGGGCCGGACGTTGGCGAGCACCGGGACCGTACGGGCGACGCGGTCGAAGTCGTCGAGGGTGAGCTTGACGCCCGCGCGGCCGGCCATCGCGATGAGGTGGATGACCGCGTTGGTGGAGCCGCCGAGTCCGAGGACGGTGGTGACGGCGTCCTCGAAGGCGTCGGCGGTGAGGATGTCGCTCAACTTCCGGTCCCTGCGGACCAGTTCGACGATACGGAGACCGGCGGCGGCCGCCATGCGGTCATGGCCCGAGTCGACGGCCGGGATGCTGGACGCGCCCGGGACGGTGACCCCGAGGGCCTCGGCGGCGGCGGTCAGCGTGGACGCCGTCCCCATGGTCATGCAGTGGCCCGGCGAACGCGCGAGACCGGACTCCAGCTCGGTCATCTCGCAGTCGCCGATGAGCCCGGCGCGCTTGTCGTCCCAGTACTTCCACATGTCGGTGCCGGAGCCGAGGACCTCGTTGCGCCAGTGCCCCGGCAGCATGGGCCCGGCGGGCACGAACACGGCCGGCAGGTCGACGGAGGCCGCGCCCATGAGCAGCGCGGGCGTCGACTTGTCGCAGCCGCCCATCAGCACGGCCCCGTCGACGGGGTACGAGCGCAGCAGCTCCTCGGTCTCCATCGCGAGCATGTTGCGGTAGAGCATGGGGGTCGGCTTCTGGAAGGTCTCGGAGAGGGTCGAGACCGGGAACTCCAGCGGGAAGCCTCCGGCCTGCCACACCCCTCGCTTGACCGCCTGCGCGCGATCCCGGAGGTGCACATGACAGGGGTTGATGTCCGACCAGGTGTTGAGGATCGCGATGACCGGCTTGCCGAGGTGCTCCTCGGGGAGGTAGCCGAGCTGGCGGGTGCGGGCCCGATGGCTGAAGGAACGCAGGCCGTCGGTGCCGTACCACTGGTGGCTGCGGAGTTCTTCGGGCTTCTTCACACGGAGCTCTTCGGGCTGCGTCGTACGCGGCTCTTCGGGGTGCGTCATGTCGGTCGGCTCGTTCATATCGACCATCCGGCGGCGATGGCCGCGACCTCGGCGCGTTCGTCC
This genomic stretch from Streptomyces deccanensis harbors:
- the araD gene encoding L-arabinonate dehydratase, which gives rise to MTHPEEPRTTQPEELRVKKPEELRSHQWYGTDGLRSFSHRARTRQLGYLPEEHLGKPVIAILNTWSDINPCHVHLRDRAQAVKRGVWQAGGFPLEFPVSTLSETFQKPTPMLYRNMLAMETEELLRSYPVDGAVLMGGCDKSTPALLMGAASVDLPAVFVPAGPMLPGHWRNEVLGSGTDMWKYWDDKRAGLIGDCEMTELESGLARSPGHCMTMGTASTLTAAAEALGVTVPGASSIPAVDSGHDRMAAAAGLRIVELVRRDRKLSDILTADAFEDAVTTVLGLGGSTNAVIHLIAMAGRAGVKLTLDDFDRVARTVPVLANVRPGGRTYLMEDFHFAGGLPGFLSRITDLLHLDRPTVSYDTMREQLDGALVHNDDVIRTRDNPVATEGGVAVLRGNLCPDGAVIKHISAEPHLLKHTGPAVVFDDYRTMQRTINDPSLGITADSVLVLRNSGPKGGPGMPEYGMLPIPDHLLKQGVRDMVRISDARMSGTSYGACVLHIAPESYIGGPLALVRTGDSITLDVEARTLRLNVDDEELERRRAEWTPPPTRYERGYGALYNDQITQADTGCDFEFLARPGMVPDPYAG